The DNA sequence TACCTTACAATTTTAGCTACCCAACAAGTCATTAACATACAGAAACATGCATGAAAAGCAAGAAAGATCACCCATCCCTTCTGCATATTAGCAACTTGTCACTGCTGAGCAACAAGGCTCACATCACTGAGTTTTATGTGAACAGTCACTTTTAGCATTCATCCTGAGTGAAAGATGGAATGACTTAAGTACAAATGTAACATATTATAAACAATTTCATACAAAAAAAGTCACAAATTGAAACCAAAGTATTTTACAGAATTTACTACAAAACACCATAAAAACTGCCTCCTCTTAAGCCCTCTCCCCCCGTATCCTACGAGCCAACTGGATGTCTTTGGGCATGATGGTGACTCTCTTGGCATGGATGGCACACAGGTTTGTGTCTTCAAAGAGACCCACCAGATATGCTTCACTAGCCTCCTATTTTAAAGACAAGACAAAGATAGGCACTGTTAGAGGCCAAGAACCAAGTGACATTTGTAATTTCCCCCAATGTTTAGCATACATACATAGGTTTCTAACATAACTGTACCTGCAGTGCACCAATAGCTGCACTCTGGAACCTCAGGTCTGTTTTGAAGTCTTGGGCAATCTCCCTCACCAGCCTCTGAAATGGAAGCTTCCGAATCAGAAGTTCTGTAGACTTTTGGTAACGACGAATCTCACGCAAGGCAACAGTACCAGGCCTAAAAAGGAATGGGAGAGAGACATTTATGCATGTGAAGTCACACTTTCACCATCAGTTTAACAATTTTGGGTACCCTCTAGATAAATATGGCTAAAACGGTTTCAGGGTTATCGGTATCAACTTACTTTAAGTGaatctcattttaaaaatggcatcagCATAACCCAGCACCACCATCCTTTCTACTAACACGGCTGGCCAAGAGTACAGTGAGTCTTTTCAGACGCCCACGTCCTGCCTCTTACCTGTAGCGATGAGGTTTCTTGACTCCACCAGTAGAGGGAGCACTTTTCCTGGCAGCTTTGGTAGCCAGCTGTTTACGTGGAGCTTTGCCACCAGTGGATTTACGGGCAGTCTGCTTGGTACGCGCCATCTCCCCTCACTTTTCTAGaccaaagaaaaaggaagaggaatgtaTCAGCCGAACTCCAGCTGGAACTCCGGGTTGCGGAAAGCTTTCCCAAGGCATTTCCAAGCCAAGCCTTCTAGCACCAGTCCCTTAAGTCTGGGAAGAAGCGAAGAGGGACACGAGCAGCCGCAGATGTCAGcgggctgcctcctccctacggGCTAGGCAGCCAGCCAAGGACATCCCCCGCGAGACCGAGCGGAGGAGACACGCTGTCTCGCGCCCACGCGCGGCAGAAGAGCCGTGACTACGTCTTCcgtattctcccctcccccccaacggGTTGCCACGGATACCGCCGTCGGATCAGCCAGCACAAAGGGGGCCTCTAcccgtcctccccccacccccacgaaACGCTCCCTCACGGGCGGGGGGCACCACGCCCCCCTCGCTCTCGCCCGTCACGACACCCCCCGCCTCCAACAGCGACTCACCGCTCTCGGAAACGAAGCCTTCAAAACACTTCCGCGCTAAGCAACGAAGCTCTACACTGCCGTCCTCGTCCAACGAACCTGTAACTGTCCCCTCCCCAGTGCCGGGACATGGTATTTATAGAGGGAGGGAGCCCGCAACGTCATGACCTCACAATACAGAGACACAGCGCGCGGAGCCATTGGCGTCTACCTCCGCCTGCGCCGTGACGTCAACTGACACAAAGGCCGTTTTCCCGGCTCTCGGATATGATTGGATGAAAGCTCGACAGCCCATTGGTTGTTAAAGTAGCGCACTGATTGGCTACCGTGAGTCAGAGCAGACCAATTAGAATTGTGGCCGAGATGGTGGCTCTGATTGGACGAGAAAAAACATAGTTTGGATCCTACTTTTTGTTGCAAAGCTCCACAATGGAAAGTCAATGGGAAAGAAAAGCTGTCTGTTTTGAGTGTCCCAGACGCAATAGGGAggacaaccggggggggggggggaaaacagaGCTGTACAGTGCTTGCAGAGGGGAGGGGTGCCCTGGGCAGTAAGGCTGTAGACGTATCTCACAGTCCTCTGCCTCCACTGCAACATATCCAGTGCTATATTTACAAGTTTGCTTACTATTTTTCTATATGTATAAATAATAGTCACAAAACAATTCACACAAATTACTGCTTGCAATGTCAGTTTCCAAATCTTTCACATAAT is a window from the Tiliqua scincoides isolate rTilSci1 chromosome 2, rTilSci1.hap2, whole genome shotgun sequence genome containing:
- the H3-3B gene encoding histone H3.3 yields the protein MARTKQTARKSTGGKAPRKQLATKAARKSAPSTGGVKKPHRYRPGTVALREIRRYQKSTELLIRKLPFQRLVREIAQDFKTDLRFQSAAIGALQEASEAYLVGLFEDTNLCAIHAKRVTIMPKDIQLARRIRGERA